From Brienomyrus brachyistius isolate T26 chromosome 18, BBRACH_0.4, whole genome shotgun sequence, one genomic window encodes:
- the LOC125712712 gene encoding adenosine receptor A1-like: MPAALSPSQSLYIGMEVAIAVSSVIGNVMVVWAVKINRNLRDTTFCFIVSLALADIAVGALVIPLAITISIGLQTHFYSCLMVACTVLVLTQSSILALLAIAIDRYLRVKIPTSYKQVVTSRRAGTAVVLCWTVAFLVGLTPMLGWNNLQKLQGNGSLGSDLTVTCQFENVISMQYMVYFNFFGWVLPPLVLMLVIYVEIFYMIHKQLSKKVTANQNDPSKYYGKELNLAKSLALVLFLFAISWLPLHILNCLTLFCPSCEKPMFLIYIAILLTHGNSAVNPIVYAFRIKKFRTAFLTIWKQYFCCKPGPFPGPQVSERVNLPVEQLQVEHNVT, translated from the exons ATGCCCGCTGCTCTCTCGCCATCCCAATCGCTGTATATAGGCATGGAGGTCGCAATAGCGGTGTCCTCCGTCATCGGGAACGTGATGGTGGTCTGGGCGGTGAAGATTAATCGAAATTTAAGAGACACGACATTCTGCTTCATAGTGTCTTTGGCTCTGGCTGATATAGCCGTGGGGGCTCTCGTCATCCCCCTGGCCATCACGATCAGCATCGGTCTCCAGACGCACTTTTACAGCTGTCTGATGGTGGCGTGCACCGTGCTCGTCCTGACGCAAAGTTCCATCCTGGCGCTGCTTGCAATTGCCATCGATCGGTACCTCAGAGTTAAGATCCCAACCAG ctATAAGCAGGTGGTGACATCCCGGAGGGCAGGGACTGCGGTCGTGTTGTGCTGGACCGTGGCTTTCCTGGTGGGCTTGACTCCCATGCTCGGCTGGAACAACCTGCAGAAGCTGCAGGGGAACGGCTCGCTGGGGTCCGACCTGACCGTGACCTGCCAGTTCGAGAACGTCATCAGCATGCAGTACATGGTCTACTTTAACTTCTTCGGCTGGGTGCTGCCGCCCCTTGTGCTGATGCTCGTCATCTACGTGGAGATCTTCTACATGATCCACAAACAGCTGAGCAAGAAGGTGACGGCCAACCAGAACGACCCCAGCAAGTATTACGGCAAGGAGCTGAATCTCGCCAAATCTCTGGCCCTGGTTCTCTTCCTCTTCGCCATCAGCTGGTTGCCTCTGCACATCCTCAACTGCCTGACGCTTTTCTGTCCCAGCTGTGAGAAGCCCATGTTCCTCATCTACATCGCCATCCTGCTCACCCACGGCAACTCGGCCGTCAACCCCATCGTCTACGCCTTTCGCATCAAGAAGTTTCGCACCGCCTTCCTCACCATTTGGAAGCAATACTTCTGCTGTAAGCCAGGTCCCTTCCCCGGTCCACAGGTCAGTGAACGGGTGAACCTTCCGGTTGAGCAGCTGCAGGTGGAGCATAACGTGACCTGA